A DNA window from Coffea arabica cultivar ET-39 chromosome 6c, Coffea Arabica ET-39 HiFi, whole genome shotgun sequence contains the following coding sequences:
- the LOC113691810 gene encoding RHOMBOID-like protein 1, whose product MAGAGEEGGPPQQSDVRISVNSRRVSNTVHPLDGRTPPLSSSTPTSLPAPPPPGYREIKHFKKWFSWLIPLFVVANVVMFVITMYVNNCPKNSVSCVAGFLGRFSFQPFKENPLLGPSSTTLQKLGALDVSKVVHEHQGWRLITCMWLHGGVFHLLANMLSLLVIGIRVEQEFGFVRIGLLYIISGLGGSLFSALFLQSNISVGASGALFGLLGGMLSELITNWSIYANKVVSLVTLVVIVAINLAVGLLPHVDNFAHIGGFLSGFLLGFVFLIRPQFSWVSQRYALQTYPSSSPKHKFKAYQCILWVLSLILLIVGFTLGLVLLLRGVDLNDHCSWCHYMSCVPTSRWSCNTQPVSCMSDQVGGQLTLTCSNNGKTKTYSLQSPSPSQIQGLCSQLCR is encoded by the exons ATGGCAGGAGCAGGAGAAGAAGGGGGTCCGCCACAGCAATCAGATGTCCGAATCAGCGTAAACTCGCGGCGGGTGAGCAACACCGTCCACCCACTCGATGGGCGAACGCCACCCCTCTCCTCCTCCACCCCCACCTCCTTGCCTGCCCCACCACCCCCTGGATACAGAGAAATTAAGCATTTCAAGAAGTGGTTCTCCTGGTTGATACCTCTTTTCGTCGTCGCCAATGTTGTCATGTTTGTGATCACCATGTATGTTAACAACTGCCCCAAAAATTCTGTTTCTTGCGTTGCTGGTTTTCTAGGGAGGTTTTCCTTTCAGCCCTTCAAGGAAAATCCTCTGCTTGGGCCTTCTTCCACCAC GTTACAGAAGCTGGGTGCTTTAGATGTGAGTAAAGTGGTCCATGAACATCAGGGTTGGCGGCTTATTACTTGTATGTGGCTGCACGGCGGAGTGTTTCATTTGCTTGCCAACATGTTGAGTCTTTTAGTGATCGGCATTCGAGTTGAGCAAGAATTTGGCTTTG TGCGTATTGGATTGCTGTACATCATCTCTGGTCTCGGGGGGAGTTTGTTTTCGGCACTTTTCTTACAGTCAAATATATCTGTTGGTGCTTCTGGTGCTCTGTTTGGATTACTTGGTGGCATGCTTTCTGAATTGATTACCAATTGGAGTATATATGCCAATAAG GTAGTATCTTTAGTGACCCTTGTGGTCATAGTTGCTATTAATCTAGCTGTTGGACTTCTCCCTCATGTGGACAACTTTGCTCATATTGGAGGATTTTTATCTGGTTTTCTTCTGGGGTTTGTGTTTCTGATACGTCCCCAGTTTTCATGGGTCAGCCAGAGATATGCTCTTCAAACGTATCCTTCATCATCCCCCAAACATAAATTTAAGGCATACCAATGCATCCTTTGGGTCCTTTCTCTGATTCTTCTGATTGTTGG GTTCACCCTCGGCCTGGTTCTGCTGCTTCGAGGGGTAGATTTAAATGACCATTGTTCCTGGTGTCACTATATGAGCTGTGTTCCTACTTCAAGGTGGAGTTGCAACACACAGCCTGTGTCATGTATG TCTGATCAAGTGGGGGGCCAGCTGACCTTAACATGCTCAAACAATGGTAAAACGAAGACATATTCCTTGCAAAGTCCCAGTCCATCTCAGATCCAGGGCCTCTGTAGCCAGCTCTGCAGGTGA